In Candidatus Dormiibacterota bacterium, one DNA window encodes the following:
- a CDS encoding M20 family metallopeptidase, with protein MSVAQASTGQLKDSISTRVDALRPELERIGRDIHANPEIAYEERQAVAWLAELLKKHGFSVEVGVADTPTAFVATRRNGTGPTVAFLSEYDALRGLGHGCGHNLIATASAGAGIALAESLDRLRGRVLVIGTPAEEGGGGKIRLINAGIFQEVDAAMMFHPDTRTQVLHWALAVTHMHFEFIGRAAHASGDPEKGINALDAFVLAYNGISLLRQQMKEGARLHGFLKEGGTAPNIIPERTSGEFLVRARDQAYMEELLQKVKNIFQAAALATGCSLNLTYEESAYTDLRNNGVLARLFEENLRRVGIDPVEGVPWENAGSTDMGNVSHVVPALHPTLAIASEDVPGHSQAFLEASGSPRGYQAMIDAAKALAMTGADLLADPSLVEQAKVEFRRT; from the coding sequence GTGTCAGTTGCTCAAGCGTCGACCGGCCAGCTCAAGGATTCCATCAGCACCCGCGTCGACGCATTGCGGCCGGAACTCGAACGGATTGGCCGCGATATCCACGCCAATCCCGAGATCGCCTACGAAGAGCGGCAGGCCGTCGCCTGGCTGGCCGAGCTGCTCAAGAAACACGGCTTCAGCGTCGAGGTCGGCGTGGCCGACACCCCGACCGCCTTCGTCGCGACGCGCCGGAATGGAACCGGCCCGACGGTTGCCTTCCTCTCCGAATACGACGCCCTCCGTGGCCTCGGCCACGGCTGTGGCCACAACCTGATCGCCACCGCCTCCGCCGGGGCCGGGATTGCGCTGGCCGAGTCGCTAGACCGCTTGCGCGGACGGGTGCTTGTCATCGGCACGCCCGCCGAGGAAGGTGGCGGCGGCAAAATCCGGCTGATCAACGCCGGCATCTTCCAGGAAGTCGACGCGGCGATGATGTTCCATCCCGACACGCGCACCCAGGTGCTGCATTGGGCGCTGGCGGTCACCCACATGCACTTCGAGTTCATCGGTCGGGCGGCGCACGCCTCGGGGGATCCGGAAAAGGGGATCAACGCGCTCGATGCCTTTGTGCTCGCCTACAACGGGATCAGCCTGCTCCGCCAGCAGATGAAGGAGGGTGCCCGGCTCCACGGTTTCCTCAAAGAGGGCGGCACGGCCCCCAATATCATTCCCGAGCGCACCAGCGGCGAATTCCTGGTGCGGGCCCGCGATCAGGCATACATGGAGGAACTGCTCCAGAAGGTGAAGAATATCTTTCAGGCGGCGGCGCTCGCCACTGGCTGCAGCCTGAATCTCACCTACGAAGAGTCGGCCTACACCGACCTTCGGAACAACGGGGTGCTGGCTCGGCTGTTCGAGGAGAACCTCCGTCGGGTCGGGATCGATCCGGTGGAAGGCGTGCCCTGGGAAAACGCTGGTTCGACCGACATGGGCAACGTCAGCCACGTGGTTCCCGCGCTCCATCCCACGCTCGCCATCGCGTCGGAGGATGTGCCGGGTCACTCGCAGGCGTTTTTGGAGGCTTCGGGCTCGCCGCGCGGCTACCAGGCGATGATCGACGCCGCCAAGGCGCTGGCGATGACCGGCGCGGATCTGCTCGCTGACCCCAGCCTGGTCGAGCAGGCGAAAGTGGAGTTCCGCCGCACCTGA
- a CDS encoding thymidine kinase: MINERYREDRERRRLGSLTVFSGPTHSGKTKKLEAEAERAQRQGRHNQLLAGPPDANQLLDQLDPAAELVTIDGAQLYDDRLVEVLNDLATIHRVDVVVAGWELDYTGQPAGPLPELMCAADFALKLDDGVCAQPGCRNLASRTQRFHPVNGTPERFLPVCRRHHTAEARAASFQEVWFDEPSGSLDLISGCMFSGKTQELIRRLDQARYAGSTIQAFKPALDDRYAIEAVASHREVRFPAIAVPDVAALRDQLRDDTRVIGIDEAQFLGPEIVSLAEELADRGRHVIVAGLDLDFLARPFGPMPLLAAYADRLTKLQASCQYPGCGSRQATRTQRLVDGEPASADSPLVVIGGAATYEARCRHHHRVGVVSRPEPASMVEESAEL; this comes from the coding sequence ATGATCAACGAGCGCTACCGCGAGGATCGCGAGCGCCGCCGCCTCGGCAGCCTCACGGTGTTCTCCGGCCCGACCCACTCCGGCAAGACCAAGAAGCTGGAGGCCGAAGCCGAACGCGCCCAGCGGCAGGGACGCCACAACCAACTCCTGGCCGGTCCGCCGGACGCCAACCAACTGCTGGACCAGCTCGACCCCGCCGCCGAACTCGTGACCATCGATGGCGCGCAGCTGTACGACGATCGCCTGGTCGAGGTGCTCAACGACCTGGCGACCATCCATCGCGTCGACGTCGTGGTCGCGGGCTGGGAGCTCGACTACACCGGCCAACCGGCCGGCCCGCTGCCGGAGTTGATGTGCGCCGCCGATTTTGCGCTCAAGCTCGACGACGGCGTCTGCGCCCAGCCCGGCTGTCGAAACCTGGCCAGCCGCACGCAACGGTTTCACCCGGTGAATGGCACGCCCGAGCGCTTCTTGCCCGTCTGCCGGCGACATCACACGGCCGAAGCCCGCGCGGCCAGCTTCCAGGAAGTGTGGTTCGACGAGCCGTCTGGCAGCCTCGACCTGATTAGCGGTTGTATGTTCAGCGGCAAGACCCAGGAATTGATCCGCCGGCTCGACCAGGCGCGCTACGCCGGCTCGACGATCCAGGCATTCAAGCCCGCGCTCGACGATCGCTACGCCATCGAGGCGGTAGCCTCGCACCGCGAGGTCCGTTTTCCGGCGATCGCGGTGCCGGATGTGGCGGCCCTCCGCGATCAGCTCCGAGACGACACTCGGGTGATCGGTATCGACGAGGCGCAATTCCTCGGGCCGGAAATCGTGAGCCTGGCGGAGGAGCTGGCCGATCGCGGCCGTCACGTGATCGTCGCCGGCCTCGACCTGGACTTCCTCGCCCGGCCGTTCGGACCGATGCCGCTGCTGGCCGCCTACGCGGACCGGCTCACCAAGCTGCAGGCATCATGTCAGTACCCGGGTTGCGGCTCGCGACAGGCGACCCGTACGCAGCGGCTGGTCGACGGCGAGCCGGCGTCCGCGGATTCCCCGCTCGTCGTGATTGGCGGCGCGGCCACGTACGAAGCGCGCTGCCGCCACCATCACCGCGTCGGGGTCGTCAGCAGACCAGAACCGGCATCGATGGTCGAGGAGTCAGCCGAGCTCTAG
- a CDS encoding ABC transporter ATP-binding protein: MLSTRLLTKRYGSLTAVEDLDLEVSAGELFGFLGPNGAGKTTTIKMLVGLLRPTSGSARVAGVDIMVEPERAKARIGYVPDAATLYDKLSAREFLEFSGDLYHVERRLRDRRIEALLKLFDLHERANDFLSGYSRGMRQKVSLAAALLHDPQVLFLDEPTVGLDPHSARQMKDILQDFCKEGKTVFFSTHILEIAERMCTRLAIINRGRLVAMGSLQELRHMVGQDGQSLEQIFLELTGSREEDVSAVLRGLEG, encoded by the coding sequence GTGCTCTCCACCCGGCTCCTGACCAAGCGGTACGGCAGCCTGACGGCCGTGGAGGACCTGGATCTGGAGGTTTCGGCCGGGGAGCTGTTCGGCTTCCTGGGGCCCAACGGCGCCGGCAAGACGACCACCATCAAGATGCTGGTGGGCCTGCTGCGCCCCACCAGCGGCAGCGCCCGGGTGGCGGGTGTCGACATCATGGTGGAGCCGGAGCGAGCGAAGGCCCGGATCGGGTACGTGCCGGATGCTGCGACGCTCTACGACAAGCTGAGCGCCCGCGAATTCCTCGAGTTTTCGGGTGACCTCTACCACGTCGAGCGCCGCCTTCGCGATCGCCGGATCGAGGCACTGTTGAAGCTCTTCGACCTGCACGAACGCGCCAACGACTTCCTTTCCGGCTACTCGCGCGGCATGCGCCAGAAGGTGTCGCTGGCCGCCGCCCTGCTGCATGACCCACAGGTGCTCTTCCTCGACGAACCCACCGTAGGCCTGGATCCACACAGTGCCCGCCAGATGAAGGACATCCTCCAGGACTTTTGTAAGGAGGGGAAGACGGTGTTCTTCTCCACCCACATCCTGGAGATCGCGGAGCGGATGTGCACCCGGCTGGCCATCATCAATCGCGGCCGGCTGGTCGCCATGGGCAGCCTGCAGGAGCTGCGGCACATGGTCGGACAGGACGGGCAATCGCTGGAGCAGATCTTCCTCGAGCTGACCGGGAGCCGCGAGGAAGACGTCAGCGCGGTCTTGCGTGGCCTCGAGGGATAA
- a CDS encoding diguanylate cyclase: MMEAEPQEGELGVLVSSPEFARMVDRFQASTGLKLQVFDLDAHPLTPVEDYPRYCRMLQERKACPLYNDPEFLRRAEETMGVCKSGVGHFIAPVRNEKEVQIGAVLGPAVKFAPNSVEEFAELAFQLKIFPDDLIQAADAVQEHDAEKLLGAGELVSVGLNLLAEMQAEERVGQTLRRLEAQIAESNSQMLSQHVVDAILYLTRADYGLVLLLDDNGADLASGYDQPAPDHLVEAKRRLLEGIAEWVRHADRSVSVPDISKSAWSRYLTDDVVKEGSIVGVPITEQKGKGTVGAIVVGFDRPRDDLEEPLAALESFVGEGLYALMMGRKLIQAEKLALLDVQSGAYSQAFLEELLEKEISRASRHNHDLAVMIFEIEAFEVLRGKYGEVGLSRILREFVAVIRSKTRKVNTLARIRDGQFSLVIPEADRAIAVRQADRIRLMLEEHPYAASPNGDIVRLAVDTGVAASERGQLDRVSLLALAEESLQQARTERRTRSFNP, from the coding sequence ATGATGGAGGCAGAACCGCAGGAGGGCGAACTCGGCGTCCTCGTCAGCAGCCCGGAGTTCGCGCGGATGGTGGACCGCTTCCAGGCCTCCACCGGGCTCAAGCTCCAGGTTTTCGACCTTGACGCGCACCCGCTGACGCCGGTCGAAGACTACCCCCGGTATTGCCGGATGCTCCAGGAGCGCAAGGCCTGTCCCCTCTACAACGACCCCGAGTTCCTCAGGCGCGCCGAGGAGACGATGGGGGTCTGCAAGTCGGGCGTCGGGCACTTCATCGCCCCGGTGCGCAACGAAAAGGAGGTCCAGATCGGTGCCGTCCTGGGCCCGGCTGTGAAGTTTGCGCCAAACTCCGTTGAGGAGTTTGCCGAGCTCGCCTTCCAGCTCAAGATCTTTCCCGACGACCTGATTCAGGCCGCCGACGCCGTCCAGGAACACGATGCCGAGAAGCTGCTGGGAGCGGGAGAGCTGGTTTCGGTTGGGCTGAACCTGCTCGCCGAGATGCAGGCCGAAGAGCGCGTCGGCCAAACCCTGCGCCGGCTGGAAGCCCAGATCGCGGAGTCAAACTCGCAGATGCTGTCGCAGCACGTCGTCGACGCCATCCTCTATCTAACCCGTGCCGACTACGGCCTGGTCCTCTTGCTGGACGACAACGGGGCGGACCTGGCCTCGGGCTACGATCAGCCCGCGCCGGACCACCTGGTCGAGGCGAAGCGACGGCTGCTGGAGGGAATCGCGGAATGGGTGAGACACGCCGACCGAAGCGTGAGCGTCCCTGACATTTCGAAGAGCGCCTGGTCCCGATATCTGACAGACGATGTCGTCAAGGAGGGAAGCATCGTGGGCGTCCCGATCACCGAGCAGAAGGGCAAAGGGACGGTCGGCGCCATCGTCGTCGGCTTCGACCGTCCACGCGATGACCTCGAGGAACCGCTGGCCGCGCTGGAGAGCTTCGTCGGCGAGGGTCTGTACGCGCTGATGATGGGCCGCAAGCTGATCCAGGCTGAGAAGCTCGCCCTACTCGACGTGCAATCGGGGGCGTACAGCCAGGCGTTCCTGGAGGAGCTCCTCGAAAAAGAGATCAGCCGCGCCTCTCGCCACAACCACGACCTCGCGGTCATGATCTTCGAGATCGAGGCGTTCGAGGTTCTTAGAGGCAAGTACGGTGAAGTCGGGCTCAGCCGGATCCTCCGCGAATTCGTCGCCGTCATCCGCTCCAAGACGCGCAAGGTGAACACGCTGGCCCGCATCAGGGACGGCCAGTTCTCCCTCGTCATCCCGGAGGCGGACCGGGCGATCGCGGTTCGGCAGGCCGACCGGATCCGCCTGATGCTGGAGGAGCATCCCTATGCGGCCAGCCCGAACGGCGACATCGTGCGCCTCGCGGTCGATACCGGCGTGGCTGCCAGTGAGCGCGGCCAGCTCGATCGGGTTTCACTGCTGGCGCTCGCCGAGGAAAGCCTGCAGCAGGCTCGCACCGAACGCCGCACGCGTAGCTTCAACCCCTAA
- a CDS encoding TIGR01777 family oxidoreductase has protein sequence MKVLISGGSGFIGRHLVASLVEDGHEVVVLTRRPQTTNPQKGARYVAWDPRTENGEWVKEVAGAAGVVNLAGTSIGSWPWTRQKMAELLSSRLSATATLVKALERTPAERRPSVLVSASGIDYYGDRGDEAITEESRAGDSFLARLSQQWEAEAEKAQPLGVRVVRIRTAMVFGREASAFRLLTLPFRLFVGGPLGNGRQWFTWIHIDDIIGLYRLALEDPRVTGPVNAVAPDIRREREVAKEIGRVLHRPALIPVPSFALKLVLGKEAQLLLHGRHAEPKKALGYGYRFRLGGLHEALEETFRRR, from the coding sequence ATGAAAGTCCTGATCAGCGGTGGATCCGGCTTTATCGGCCGTCACCTGGTCGCGAGCCTGGTCGAGGACGGTCACGAAGTGGTCGTACTCACTCGGCGGCCTCAAACGACGAATCCGCAGAAGGGGGCCCGTTACGTCGCCTGGGATCCGCGCACCGAGAACGGCGAGTGGGTTAAGGAAGTAGCGGGAGCTGCCGGAGTAGTCAATCTCGCCGGGACGAGTATCGGCAGCTGGCCATGGACGCGACAAAAGATGGCGGAGCTGTTGTCCAGCCGGCTTTCCGCGACCGCCACGCTGGTCAAGGCGCTCGAGCGCACGCCGGCCGAACGTCGGCCGTCCGTGCTCGTCAGCGCCTCGGGCATCGACTACTACGGTGACCGCGGCGACGAGGCGATCACGGAGGAGAGCCGCGCCGGCGATTCGTTCCTCGCGCGGCTGAGCCAGCAGTGGGAAGCCGAGGCGGAAAAGGCGCAACCACTCGGCGTCCGCGTCGTCCGGATTCGCACCGCCATGGTTTTCGGCCGCGAAGCGTCTGCGTTTCGACTGTTGACCCTACCATTTCGACTCTTTGTCGGTGGTCCATTGGGTAATGGTCGCCAGTGGTTTACCTGGATTCACATCGACGACATCATCGGGCTCTACCGGCTCGCGCTGGAGGACCCCCGCGTCACTGGTCCGGTGAATGCCGTGGCCCCCGATATCCGGCGCGAGCGGGAGGTCGCGAAGGAAATTGGTCGCGTGCTCCATCGTCCCGCCCTGATTCCCGTTCCGTCGTTCGCGCTCAAGTTGGTGCTCGGCAAAGAGGCACAGCTCCTCTTGCATGGCCGCCACGCCGAACCGAAGAAGGCCCTGGGATATGGTTACCGGTTTCGATTGGGTGGGCTTCATGAGGCCCTTGAGGAAACCTTCCGGCGCCGCTGA
- a CDS encoding DUF4166 domain-containing protein: MLAWADILFPETGRDVPVSLTIEPDGHGGDVWRRTFAFARERRFNATMAYEGSSVIERLGPRGILQVPWHLRVQSRDAIQITTGETCLRIGGLRLRFPRWLRFQVGALQHARPNGRMELDLVVTHPRLGRIFGYSGTFTVQRESLDAPPHEASPGIYLDRYRPWFYAAAAYNLAWGLMAILWPLAFFPLIRMTSPTETAIWRALGMMVLVYAPAYWWVARDPVAHRHLVAIALLGKILGPLGFLWALNAHTLPLVFGLTIVTNDCFWWPAFTAFLVRAARFSGGWRELVQGR, from the coding sequence GTGCTGGCCTGGGCTGACATCCTGTTCCCCGAGACCGGCCGCGATGTTCCCGTCTCGCTGACGATCGAGCCTGACGGCCACGGTGGCGATGTCTGGCGGCGCACCTTCGCCTTTGCGCGCGAGCGGCGGTTCAACGCGACGATGGCCTACGAGGGCTCAAGCGTGATCGAGCGCCTGGGACCTCGCGGGATACTACAGGTGCCATGGCATCTGCGAGTTCAGTCGAGGGATGCGATCCAGATCACGACCGGCGAAACCTGCCTGCGGATCGGCGGACTGCGGCTGCGTTTTCCGCGCTGGCTGCGTTTCCAGGTTGGCGCGCTACAGCATGCCCGACCGAACGGCCGCATGGAACTCGACCTCGTTGTCACGCACCCTCGGCTCGGTCGGATTTTCGGCTACTCGGGAACGTTCACGGTTCAGCGCGAGTCGCTCGATGCCCCGCCACACGAAGCGTCTCCGGGGATCTATCTCGATAGGTACCGCCCGTGGTTTTACGCAGCCGCCGCGTACAACCTTGCCTGGGGACTGATGGCGATTCTTTGGCCGCTGGCATTCTTCCCGCTCATTCGTATGACATCCCCCACCGAGACCGCCATCTGGCGAGCGCTGGGCATGATGGTTCTCGTCTACGCACCGGCGTACTGGTGGGTCGCGCGTGATCCGGTCGCGCATCGGCACCTGGTCGCGATCGCACTTCTTGGCAAGATCCTCGGCCCACTCGGATTCCTATGGGCACTGAACGCACACACGCTGCCGCTCGTCTTCGGCCTCACCATCGTGACGAACGATTGTTTCTGGTGGCCGGCCTTTACAGCGTTCCTAGTCAGAGCCGCGCGATTTTCTGGCGGGTGGAGAGAACTGGTTCAGGGCCGTTAG
- a CDS encoding conjugal transfer protein TrbL family protein — MGFFNNLINDVRDSIAGNVETYLLSTHDLSTLTPRPLTEEPALQAMYHLTLGMADLLLVLVFTWASLRSLWEHSFRAHYTLKVVLPRAMAAIAMAHFALLFGQMAIDLNNALVHTIWTQALPGGSPRMPWTFAMSNGFGLPLFEVVVRLAIAVMLVIVAFTYVVRFALLAVLLAVAPLASICMILPETKRYAQSWLRLFLLTVFMQFGQVLVLRFASLFADQLGARPLEALYGVAVLYLLIKVPGLMNASSHFESKAQHVAEGWAKRAIKAGMATATTRSSSA; from the coding sequence ATCGGCTTCTTCAACAACCTGATCAACGACGTCCGCGACTCGATTGCCGGCAATGTAGAGACCTACCTGCTGAGTACGCACGACCTTTCGACCCTGACCCCGCGTCCACTGACCGAGGAGCCGGCGCTGCAAGCGATGTACCACCTGACGCTTGGCATGGCGGACCTTCTTTTAGTGCTGGTTTTCACCTGGGCCTCCCTTCGCAGCCTGTGGGAACACAGCTTTCGTGCCCATTACACCTTGAAGGTCGTGTTGCCACGGGCGATGGCCGCCATCGCCATGGCTCACTTCGCGCTGCTGTTCGGCCAGATGGCGATCGACTTGAACAATGCCCTGGTCCACACCATCTGGACGCAGGCGCTTCCGGGCGGGTCGCCCCGGATGCCGTGGACCTTCGCCATGTCGAACGGCTTTGGCCTGCCGCTCTTCGAGGTCGTGGTACGGCTGGCGATCGCGGTGATGCTCGTCATCGTCGCCTTTACCTACGTCGTGCGGTTCGCCCTGCTGGCGGTGCTCCTCGCGGTGGCGCCGCTGGCCTCGATCTGCATGATCCTTCCGGAAACCAAGCGATACGCGCAGTCATGGCTGCGCCTCTTTCTCCTTACCGTCTTCATGCAGTTTGGTCAGGTCCTCGTGCTCCGTTTCGCCAGTTTGTTTGCCGATCAACTCGGCGCCCGGCCTCTTGAGGCGCTCTACGGCGTTGCGGTGCTCTACCTCCTAATCAAGGTGCCGGGGCTGATGAACGCGTCCTCCCATTTCGAGTCGAAGGCGCAGCACGTCGCCGAGGGTTGGGCCAAGCGGGCCATCAAAGCCGGCATGGCGACCGCGACGACACGGAGTTCGAGCGCATGA
- a CDS encoding M23 family metallopeptidase — translation MILLTSTRLALFVWSCRRPLLAGGAACLMVPLLIAGMVVQARQDGAGVLMPPVKEAIITQPFGCTTLAIEPWSAACPGHHFHSGVDLAGPLGTPIYAATRGTVTVRRERGGYGLYILLTRDPQLSTLYGHLDWPLVQPGDVVAAGQAIALMGSTGNSTGPHLHFEARIAGVPVDPLPLLQHAALGGGG, via the coding sequence ATGATCTTGCTGACCTCGACGCGCCTGGCGCTGTTCGTCTGGTCCTGCCGGCGGCCCCTGCTCGCCGGCGGCGCTGCCTGCCTGATGGTGCCCTTGCTGATCGCCGGGATGGTGGTGCAGGCCCGGCAGGATGGAGCCGGCGTCCTGATGCCGCCGGTGAAGGAGGCGATCATCACCCAGCCCTTCGGTTGCACGACGCTCGCGATCGAGCCCTGGTCGGCGGCGTGCCCCGGTCACCACTTCCACAGTGGAGTCGACCTGGCGGGGCCGCTCGGCACACCGATTTATGCCGCCACGCGAGGCACCGTGACCGTACGCCGCGAACGCGGGGGCTACGGCCTTTACATTCTCCTCACTCGCGATCCTCAGCTCAGCACGCTGTACGGCCATCTCGACTGGCCGCTCGTGCAGCCGGGCGACGTCGTTGCCGCGGGACAGGCGATCGCCCTCATGGGATCGACCGGCAACAGCACCGGACCGCACCTCCACTTCGAGGCGCGCATCGCAGGGGTTCCGGTCGATCCGCTCCCGCTTCTCCAACATGCGGCATTGGGAGGTGGTGGATAA
- the ssb gene encoding single-stranded DNA-binding protein, with the protein MVNRVILVGRLTRDPEIVVSPKGLTIAKLRLATNSYSKDDDGNRQEDVQYHSLVAFDRLASICQEFLTRGKLIYAEGRLRSHEWDGKDGLRRYTTEVVMDQMKMLSPKTESPVENGQPAAEPVTA; encoded by the coding sequence ATGGTCAACCGTGTGATTTTGGTCGGCCGCTTGACACGTGACCCAGAGATCGTCGTCAGCCCCAAGGGATTGACGATCGCGAAGCTTCGGCTCGCGACCAATAGCTACTCGAAGGACGATGACGGCAACCGGCAGGAGGACGTTCAGTATCACTCGCTGGTGGCCTTCGATCGCTTGGCCTCGATTTGCCAGGAGTTCTTGACCCGCGGCAAGTTGATCTATGCCGAGGGCAGGCTACGCAGTCACGAGTGGGACGGCAAGGACGGTTTGCGCCGCTACACGACCGAGGTCGTGATGGACCAGATGAAGATGCTCAGCCCGAAGACCGAGAGTCCCGTCGAGAACGGTCAGCCGGCCGCTGAGCCGGTCACTGCCTGA
- the ychF gene encoding redox-regulated ATPase YchF, giving the protein MTLGVGIVGLPNVGKTTLFNALTRAGAGVASYAFSTVEPNTAMVEVPDKRLDVLAEMYKPKKVTPTMMKFVDVAGLVAGASRGEGMGNQFLSTIRDLDALAMVVRSFSDANVQHVDSKLDPRRDMAMVNLELALADLDVVNKRREKISGTARLKPGAKEKEELELLDRLAAHLDEGKPIRTLSFEAEQAKLLKSFSFLTAKPVLYVANIGEDQIGKETPELQALREEAATEHAEVIALSTRLEAEIRELPDEEAAVFLEDAGLKEAALPTFIHAAYRLLNLVTFLTAGDPEVRAWTVREGAKAPEAAGVIHSDIERGFIKAEIVAYDDLIAAGSYAAARERGKVRLEGRDYVMKDGDVCLFRFNV; this is encoded by the coding sequence ATGACGCTTGGCGTCGGTATCGTCGGCTTGCCTAACGTCGGTAAGACGACTCTGTTCAACGCCTTGACGCGCGCGGGCGCGGGCGTCGCCTCGTACGCCTTCAGCACGGTCGAGCCGAACACCGCGATGGTCGAAGTGCCAGACAAGCGGCTCGACGTGCTGGCGGAGATGTATAAGCCCAAGAAAGTCACGCCGACCATGATGAAATTCGTCGACGTCGCCGGGCTGGTCGCCGGCGCCAGCCGCGGCGAGGGAATGGGCAACCAGTTTCTCTCGACCATTCGCGATCTCGACGCCCTGGCCATGGTGGTGCGCTCATTCAGCGACGCCAACGTGCAACACGTCGACAGCAAGCTGGACCCGCGCCGCGATATGGCCATGGTGAATCTCGAGCTGGCGCTCGCCGACCTCGACGTGGTCAACAAGCGGCGCGAGAAGATCAGCGGGACCGCGCGCCTCAAGCCAGGGGCCAAGGAGAAGGAGGAGCTCGAACTTCTCGACCGGCTGGCCGCTCACCTCGATGAAGGCAAACCGATTCGCACGCTGAGTTTCGAGGCGGAGCAGGCCAAGCTGCTCAAGAGCTTCTCTTTCCTCACCGCCAAGCCGGTGCTGTACGTCGCCAACATCGGTGAGGATCAGATCGGAAAGGAGACTCCCGAGCTGCAGGCCCTCCGTGAGGAAGCCGCCACCGAGCATGCCGAGGTCATCGCGCTCTCAACGCGCCTCGAGGCGGAGATCCGTGAGCTGCCGGACGAAGAGGCGGCGGTGTTCCTCGAGGACGCTGGCCTGAAAGAGGCGGCGCTTCCGACCTTCATCCATGCGGCCTATCGATTGCTGAACCTCGTCACCTTCCTCACGGCGGGCGATCCAGAGGTCCGTGCCTGGACGGTTCGCGAGGGCGCGAAGGCCCCCGAAGCCGCCGGCGTGATCCACAGCGACATCGAGCGTGGGTTCATCAAGGCCGAGATCGTGGCCTACGACGACCTCATTGCGGCCGGATCCTATGCCGCGGCTCGGGAACGGGGCAAAGTGCGGCTCGAAGGACGCGACTACGTGATGAAAGATGGCGACGTCTGTCTCTTTCGCTTCAATGTCTGA
- a CDS encoding biotin/lipoate A/B protein ligase family protein, which yields MSDAWRLLVDAPADGAWNMAVDEILLDGVAAGAAPPTLRFYEWMPACLSLGYFQPFDVVDTDGCRRLGVDVVRRPTGGRAILHDRELTYSVALPASLLGHDGGVLPSYYRLSLALQDGLRHLGVPATLAPQFAARGPVAHGPVCFDRPSAHEILLQGRKLVGSAQMRRGGGILQHGSILVEPRIDKLTACLRLPDGSAGIEDGVVGVAEVGLTEPARIAAAISDAFAGRFGVSLVPAPLEPTELAAARALANSKYQSVSWTHGLTPAVAGKTTRTR from the coding sequence ATGTCTGACGCCTGGCGCCTGCTGGTCGATGCACCGGCCGATGGCGCCTGGAACATGGCCGTCGACGAGATCCTCCTGGATGGCGTGGCCGCCGGCGCGGCACCGCCCACCCTTCGCTTCTACGAGTGGATGCCCGCCTGCCTCTCGCTCGGCTATTTCCAGCCATTCGATGTCGTCGACACGGATGGATGTCGCCGGCTAGGCGTCGACGTGGTCCGGCGCCCGACCGGCGGTCGAGCCATCCTTCATGATCGCGAGCTCACCTACAGCGTCGCGCTGCCGGCGTCGCTGCTGGGGCACGATGGCGGCGTGCTGCCCTCGTACTACCGGCTTAGCCTCGCCTTGCAGGACGGCCTACGCCATCTGGGCGTCCCGGCTACGCTCGCTCCACAATTCGCCGCACGTGGCCCGGTTGCGCACGGGCCCGTCTGCTTCGATCGCCCCTCAGCCCACGAGATTCTCCTCCAGGGGCGCAAGCTCGTGGGAAGTGCCCAGATGCGGCGCGGCGGCGGCATCCTCCAGCACGGCAGCATCCTGGTCGAGCCGCGCATCGACAAGCTCACCGCGTGTCTGCGCTTGCCCGATGGCTCTGCGGGAATCGAGGATGGGGTGGTCGGCGTTGCCGAGGTGGGTCTGACTGAACCGGCCCGGATCGCGGCCGCCATCAGCGACGCCTTTGCCGGGCGGTTCGGCGTTAGCCTGGTGCCGGCCCCCCTCGAGCCGACCGAGCTCGCGGCGGCGAGGGCCCTGGCCAACTCGAAATATCAGTCAGTCTCCTGGACGCACGGGCTGACGCCGGCAGTGGCTGGAAAAACAACAAGGACCAGATGA
- a CDS encoding polymer-forming cytoskeletal protein, producing the protein MFDKRSPREAAPIVAETVLSNQIKLEGRLQSTSNIRFDGEMNGDLTTEGDLSVGEHGRVKGNVSGRNVVVGGTIQGNVNTTGRLEILATGKVFGDIVVGSLIIDEGGILRGKSAVHAEESASSTVSVGVRAEVGAAA; encoded by the coding sequence GTGTTCGACAAGAGGTCCCCGCGCGAAGCGGCTCCCATCGTCGCTGAGACGGTGCTGAGCAACCAGATCAAGCTGGAAGGCCGGCTGCAGTCGACTTCCAACATCCGGTTCGACGGCGAAATGAACGGCGACCTGACAACCGAAGGTGACCTGTCGGTCGGCGAGCACGGCCGGGTCAAAGGCAATGTCAGCGGGCGGAATGTCGTCGTCGGCGGGACGATCCAGGGCAACGTGAACACCACGGGCCGCCTCGAGATCCTGGCCACCGGCAAAGTGTTCGGCGACATCGTCGTCGGTTCGCTGATCATCGACGAGGGCGGCATCCTCCGTGGGAAGAGCGCCGTCCATGCCGAGGAATCCGCGTCCTCCACCGTCTCGGTAGGGGTCCGCGCGGAGGTTGGCGCCGCCGCCTGA